Sequence from the Paenibacillus riograndensis SBR5 genome:
TTCGTCAGCTGCTCCTGGGCCAGGCGGATCATTTCCCGGACCATGGAACCGCCGATTTTACCGCCGACCTGGCCTGCTGATTCTGTGGTCAGCGCCCCGTTGTTGCCTGGCTGCAAAGGGATGCCAAGCTCCTTGGCCACTTCATATTTGACATCATCCGGCCGGTCCGGATCAACCCTGAAGCCTTCATTTTTCATTACATTGGCCTTAAGTGTCTGCATTCCCTGCGCTACTCCTGGCACTGCATATCTTCTGCTTCTTCTCGCCATGCGGACTCACTCCCTTGCTGTCTTTGCCTTAACTTGCCCGGAAGTGCAAGGGTTCATTCTTCTGGTCTGCTACTTGCCCGACCGGTATTTGAGCGGATGCACACCGACGGACTTTTTGAAGACCGTACTGAAATAATGGGGATTCTCATAACCGACGAGCCCGGAGATTTCCATGACCTTAAGATCCGTGGTGCTGAGCAGCTCCTTGGCCTTGTCGATGCGGATTCTGGTGATGTAGTCCGTCAGCGTTTCGCCGGTTTCTTTTTTGAAAATAAGGCTGATGTAGTTGGGGGTCAAAAAAACCTCCTCGGCGATCCGGGCAATGGACAGCTCTTGGGCGTAGCCTTCCTGGACAATAGCTCTGATCCTGTTGATGGTTTTGCTGTTCCTGGAGCTGTTTTTGCCGGCCATATAGGCACTGAGATCATAAAAAAGAGAAAGCACATAAGCCTTCAGCCCGGATAAATTCTTATGCCTGTAAAGTGTATCCATAATCGTCAGCCGGTCCTGCAGCACCCGCTCAATATCCTCATCCAGCTCATAGAGGGCTCTTGCAGAGGTGAAAATCATCTCGGCACAGATGCTTTGCACATAATCAATTTGCAGCTTGGGGGCAGTCAGCCGGTCAAACAGCTTCTCCAGAAGTTCCATCACCTGCTCGGTATGCCCTGCCTTCAGCTCATTCATCAGCCGGGCATGGAATTTGTAAAAAAAGGCGCTCTGCAGGGTCTCCGTACCGGGCTGGATATCCCTGATGTGAAGAATGGAGCGGCTGCCGGTATAAAAGGTATGCACCAGCGCAGCCAGCGCATCTTTATAGGAGTCCTCCAGTTCACTTACGCGGGTGCAGGCTCTGCCGACCCCAATGGAAGCATCCAGCCGCAGATACTTGTGAATGCTGCCGATGATCTTTTCACAGAAGCCTGCGATGGCGCCTTCGCCGGGAGAAGCACCCTCATCCGGGCCGAAGATGATCATAAATTCATTTTCACTGGCGGCAAAAGAGACTCCGCCGGGCGGGTGCTCCAGACATTCGCTGATGATATTCTGAATGGA
This genomic interval carries:
- a CDS encoding alpha/beta-type small acid-soluble spore protein, producing the protein MARRSRRYAVPGVAQGMQTLKANVMKNEGFRVDPDRPDDVKYEVAKELGIPLQPGNNGALTTESAGQVGGKIGGSMVREMIRLAQEQLTNSEQQSR
- a CDS encoding response regulator, whose product is MLTMIVADDEPFIRRSLIQVFNWQEEFGIEIIGEASDGQEAYELCMELQPDILFTDIMMPMLGGLEVAEKLKAGQCRTRIIIISGAQDFSYAQSALKVNAEGYILKPVKLPELREVFQEVVSRLRGEKDQQMNVEQLRRQVQTHMPLIREKFLQNWAAGLYRDEGELWEKIGYFQLPFRPGDVLTAGVLQLDDYQSAVDKFSEDDKQLLYFSIQNIISECLEHPPGGVSFAASENEFMIIFGPDEGASPGEGAIAGFCEKIIGSIHKYLRLDASIGVGRACTRVSELEDSYKDALAALVHTFYTGSRSILHIRDIQPGTETLQSAFFYKFHARLMNELKAGHTEQVMELLEKLFDRLTAPKLQIDYVQSICAEMIFTSARALYELDEDIERVLQDRLTIMDTLYRHKNLSGLKAYVLSLFYDLSAYMAGKNSSRNSKTINRIRAIVQEGYAQELSIARIAEEVFLTPNYISLIFKKETGETLTDYITRIRIDKAKELLSTTDLKVMEISGLVGYENPHYFSTVFKKSVGVHPLKYRSGK